In Natronomonas halophila, one DNA window encodes the following:
- a CDS encoding site-specific integrase translates to MRTERNKDGSWNVWMSRDEYQELPRAAHSLQAEVAIRLMGDCGLRVAETLDVQPRHISRTKDGRHYELAVTSGKDTTGEYEGGKYRETWLPRDVEVLINRYVQENDLGEGDLLIDRKKRSVQNWVSRAAEAAADETGDDDYRRVSSHDLRRCWANHLLVEEGVSPRIVMALGGWSSYDAIEPYLAAPTEDNIIDQMSKATL, encoded by the coding sequence ATGCGAACCGAACGGAACAAAGACGGCTCGTGGAACGTCTGGATGAGTCGCGACGAATACCAGGAACTCCCGCGAGCCGCCCACAGCCTCCAGGCCGAGGTCGCCATCCGTCTTATGGGCGACTGCGGCCTCCGGGTCGCCGAAACCCTCGACGTCCAGCCGCGACACATCTCGCGAACAAAGGACGGTCGCCACTACGAGCTCGCCGTCACCTCCGGGAAGGACACCACCGGCGAATACGAGGGCGGGAAGTACCGAGAGACCTGGCTCCCTCGCGACGTCGAGGTCCTCATCAATCGCTACGTCCAGGAGAACGACCTTGGCGAGGGGGATCTTCTCATCGACCGGAAGAAGCGAAGCGTCCAGAACTGGGTATCACGAGCAGCGGAGGCGGCTGCCGACGAGACCGGCGACGACGACTATCGACGAGTCTCGAGTCACGACCTTCGGCGCTGTTGGGCGAACCATCTGCTCGTCGAGGAAGGAGTCTCGCCGCGGATCGTGATGGCGCTCGGCGGGTGGTCGTCCTACGACGCGATCGAGCCGTACCTCGCGGCGCCGACCGAGGACAACATCATCGACCAGATGTCGAAGGCGACCCTATAG